The Agromyces sp. LHK192 genome includes a window with the following:
- the rplI gene encoding 50S ribosomal protein L9, with translation MAKVILTHEVSGLGEAGDVVEVKNGYARNYLVPQGFATPWTRGGQKQVDQIKAARASRALHSLEDAQALKSKLEEGKVKLSVKAGNGGRLFGSVKTSDVAAAVEAAGLGSVDKRKIEIPTPIKSVGDHEANVRLHDDVSATITLQVVAAK, from the coding sequence ATGGCAAAGGTCATTCTCACGCACGAAGTGTCGGGTCTCGGTGAGGCCGGCGACGTCGTCGAGGTCAAGAACGGGTACGCCCGCAACTACCTCGTCCCGCAGGGTTTCGCGACCCCGTGGACCCGCGGCGGCCAGAAGCAGGTCGACCAGATCAAGGCTGCGCGCGCGTCGCGCGCCCTGCACTCCCTCGAGGACGCGCAGGCGCTGAAGTCCAAGCTCGAAGAGGGCAAGGTCAAGCTGTCGGTCAAGGCCGGCAACGGCGGCCGCCTGTTCGGCTCGGTCAAGACGTCGGATGTCGCGGCCGCGGTCGAGGCCGCCGGTCTCGGCTCGGTCGACAAGCGCAAGATCGAGATCCCGACCCCGATCAAGTCGGTCGGCGACCACGAAGCGAACGTCCGTCTGCACGACGACGTCAGCGCCACGATCACCCTGCAGGTGGTCGCCGCGAAGTGA
- the rpsR gene encoding 30S ribosomal protein S18, with protein sequence MAGKSSGDRRKPRGKGAKNAAPAKSVKVGVIDYKDVATLRKFISERGKIRARRITGVSVQEQRLIARAVKNAREMALLPYSGSGR encoded by the coding sequence ATGGCTGGAAAGAGCAGCGGCGACCGCCGCAAGCCTCGCGGCAAGGGTGCGAAGAACGCAGCCCCCGCGAAGTCCGTCAAGGTCGGCGTCATCGACTACAAGGATGTCGCCACCCTTCGGAAGTTCATCTCGGAGCGCGGCAAGATCCGCGCCCGTCGCATCACCGGTGTCTCCGTGCAGGAGCAGCGCCTCATCGCCCGCGCAGTGAAGAACGCGCGTGAGATGGCGCTCCTGCCCTACTCCGGCTCGGGCCGCTAA
- a CDS encoding single-stranded DNA-binding protein, whose protein sequence is MAGETIITVVGNLTADPELRYTQNGLAVANFTIASTPRTFDRQANEWKDGEALFLRASCWREFAEHVAGSLTKGSRVIATGRLKQRSYETKEGEKRTSIELEIDEIGPSLRYATAQVTRAQSNRGVGGGSNYGGGSSSSDDAWAPSAPAASSGGGDVWNTPGTNYGDDTPF, encoded by the coding sequence ATGGCCGGCGAGACCATCATCACCGTGGTGGGCAACCTCACCGCCGACCCGGAGCTGCGGTACACGCAGAACGGGCTGGCGGTCGCGAACTTCACCATCGCGTCCACCCCCCGCACGTTCGACCGCCAGGCGAACGAGTGGAAGGACGGCGAGGCGCTGTTCCTGCGCGCGAGCTGCTGGCGTGAATTCGCCGAGCACGTGGCGGGTTCGCTCACCAAGGGTTCACGGGTCATCGCTACCGGGCGGCTGAAGCAGCGCTCCTACGAGACCAAGGAGGGCGAGAAGCGCACCAGCATCGAGCTCGAGATCGACGAGATCGGTCCGAGCCTGCGGTACGCGACCGCCCAGGTCACGCGAGCGCAGTCCAACCGCGGTGTCGGCGGAGGCTCCAACTACGGTGGGGGCTCCTCTTCGTCCGACGACGCCTGGGCGCCCAGCGCTCCGGCCGCCTCCTCGGGCGGCGGGGACGTGTGGAACACGCCCGGCACCAACTACGGGGACGACACGCCCTTCTAG
- the rpsF gene encoding 30S ribosomal protein S6, whose protein sequence is MHQYELMVILDPEIDERTVAPSLDKFLNVIRNDGGSVDNVDIWGRRRLAYEIKKKAEGIYAVVDFTATPATTAELDRQLNLSEAVMRTKVLRADEAIAQVAAVKKAEEAKAAKKAAAAAKKKDA, encoded by the coding sequence ATGCACCAGTACGAGCTGATGGTCATCCTCGATCCCGAGATCGACGAGCGCACCGTTGCTCCCAGCCTCGACAAGTTCCTCAACGTCATCCGCAACGATGGCGGTTCTGTCGACAACGTCGACATCTGGGGACGCCGTCGCCTGGCTTACGAGATCAAGAAGAAGGCCGAGGGCATCTACGCCGTCGTCGACTTCACCGCGACGCCTGCGACCACCGCTGAGCTCGACCGCCAGCTGAACCTCAGCGAGGCCGTCATGCGCACGAAGGTCCTCCGCGCCGACGAGGCGATCGCCCAGGTCGCCGCCGTCAAGAAGGCCGAAGAGGCGAAGGCCGCCAAGAAGGCCGCCGCCGCTGCGAAGAAGAAGGACGCCTAG
- a CDS encoding CCA tRNA nucleotidyltransferase: MQDVASALGRLRELAASPTVSTLADAFEAAGRELALVGGPVRDAFLGRPVHDLDFTTDARPDEILEIVKPIAQAHWDIGRDFGTIGARIRGEQVEITTYRADTYDGDSRKPEVVFGDSLEGDLTRRDFTVNSMALRLPRLELVDPSGGVEDLMAKRLRTPSPPEVSFGDDPLRMLRAARFASQLGFEVEEGTRAAMVALAAAIDRISAERLRDELSKLLLTDAPVPGLRLLVESGLADRVLPELPALRLERDEHHRHKDVYEHSLTVLDQAIDYERSRGRLDSPDLVARLAALLHDIGKPATRRMEPGGAVSFHHHDVVGAKLAKKRLRALRFDNDTIAAVARLIELHLRFFGYTDASWTDSAVRRYVRDAGDQLERLHILSRADVTTRNRRKANMLAFAYDDLEERIAVLAEEEELAAVRPELDGADIMRLLDLKPGPVVGEAYRYLLEVRLDEGPIGADAAEQRLRAWWAARGA; the protein is encoded by the coding sequence ATGCAGGACGTCGCCTCGGCCCTCGGTCGACTTCGGGAACTCGCGGCCTCGCCGACCGTGTCGACGCTCGCCGACGCCTTCGAGGCGGCCGGCCGCGAGCTCGCCCTCGTCGGCGGGCCGGTCCGCGATGCCTTCCTCGGGCGACCGGTGCACGACCTCGACTTCACGACGGATGCCCGTCCCGACGAGATCCTCGAGATCGTGAAGCCGATCGCGCAGGCGCACTGGGACATCGGGCGCGACTTCGGCACCATCGGCGCGCGCATCCGCGGTGAGCAGGTCGAGATCACGACGTACCGCGCCGATACCTACGACGGCGACTCCCGCAAGCCCGAGGTCGTCTTCGGCGACTCCCTCGAGGGCGATTTGACGCGCCGCGACTTCACGGTCAACTCGATGGCGCTGCGGCTCCCCCGGCTCGAACTCGTCGACCCGTCCGGTGGCGTCGAGGACCTGATGGCGAAGCGGCTCCGCACGCCGTCGCCTCCCGAGGTGTCGTTCGGCGACGATCCGCTCCGGATGCTCCGCGCGGCGCGCTTCGCGTCGCAGCTCGGCTTCGAGGTCGAGGAGGGCACCCGCGCGGCGATGGTCGCCCTGGCCGCCGCGATCGACCGGATCTCGGCCGAGCGGTTGCGCGACGAACTCTCGAAGCTGCTGCTGACGGATGCCCCGGTGCCGGGCCTTCGACTCCTGGTCGAGTCCGGCCTCGCCGACCGGGTGCTGCCCGAGCTGCCCGCCCTGCGGCTGGAGCGCGACGAGCACCACCGGCACAAGGACGTCTACGAGCACAGCCTCACCGTGCTCGACCAGGCGATCGACTACGAGCGGTCGCGGGGCCGCCTCGACTCCCCCGACCTGGTGGCGCGCCTCGCGGCGCTGCTGCACGACATCGGCAAGCCCGCGACCCGGCGGATGGAGCCGGGCGGAGCGGTCAGCTTCCATCACCACGACGTCGTCGGCGCGAAGCTCGCCAAGAAGCGCCTGCGGGCGCTGCGGTTCGACAACGACACGATCGCGGCCGTCGCGCGGCTGATCGAACTGCACCTTCGGTTCTTCGGGTACACGGATGCCTCGTGGACCGACTCGGCCGTGCGCAGGTACGTGCGCGACGCCGGTGACCAGCTGGAACGGCTGCACATCCTCTCCCGCGCCGACGTCACGACGCGCAACCGCCGCAAGGCCAACATGCTCGCCTTCGCCTACGACGACCTCGAGGAGCGCATCGCCGTGCTCGCCGAGGAGGAGGAGCTCGCGGCGGTGCGCCCCGAGCTGGACGGCGCCGACATCATGCGCCTGCTCGACCTGAAGCCCGGCCCCGTCGTCGGAGAGGCGTACCGGTACCTCCTCGAGGTGCGCCTCGACGAGGGTCCGATCGGCGCGGATGCCGCGGAGCAGCGCCTCCGCGCCTGGTGGGCCGCCCGCGGCGCGTGA
- a CDS encoding DUF6049 family protein, which translates to MVAASNPVLRLRRLIRERRRGIIAAAVAATVATALAAPVAAGAGVFGMEADRADASAGAAAAGAGASASTTEETTETGFVSIDLAPTVGTTLDPAAVVAVDVEITNGTGEPVPAGIVRLTRSEAAIDDRAELAAWLDDGTEHPAEILAETASPALAAGSTVRVAITAPAGSLDPVIGPVFGVGAEIVVEGGAVAAETAVFASSALTPTAATPRLALAYAITVPAETDGLIAPDLLELWTGPVGLLSRELDAVADQSVAVAVDPRIIASIRVLGSSAPASSLLWLDRLAGISNEVFPLAYADADLTGQTQSGVGVLPAPSFADVLDPDDFGTGAGGEGDEGATAQDAAASASPSPSVEPTTEPEAPDTLPTTDELLSWPYTRTDLAWPAAATVASGDLAAFRTAGLTTTILEAANVTGTAPDSSATVEGESVVVADAGISDALRAAASASGEITWAEATGRIGAELAMRASVGDGGIVLATFPRGATTQSARVGSLVGELGTWGWAGSASLSEAIGAPPVDLPLVSTSEDATRLDYLARLFDSDARMGQFATVLADPTLLTAPTRRALFALLDESWRTDFDAWADAVGERLVDQTATMNAISVAPSSTVNVLSSQTGVPTTVENLLPYPVTVFVDAQPSNGRLLVEERVETTVAPESRSNVIVPVAAGVGRGEVTLTVSLFSAAGVQVGRPIEITANVQADWEGIGAAILAALVVAFFGFGIWRSVRRRRRTKAEASASATTDDADATDDAGPADPAAPADAPGATELPRAQQPTTEDRTDG; encoded by the coding sequence ATGGTGGCCGCGTCGAACCCTGTGCTTCGACTGCGCCGACTCATCCGGGAACGACGCCGCGGCATCATCGCGGCCGCCGTCGCCGCGACCGTGGCCACGGCCCTCGCCGCGCCGGTCGCTGCGGGCGCCGGCGTGTTCGGAATGGAAGCGGACCGAGCGGATGCCTCGGCCGGCGCAGCGGCCGCGGGCGCCGGCGCATCCGCCTCGACCACCGAGGAAACCACCGAGACCGGTTTCGTCTCGATCGACCTGGCCCCGACCGTCGGAACGACGCTGGACCCGGCGGCGGTGGTGGCCGTCGACGTCGAGATCACGAACGGCACCGGTGAGCCCGTCCCGGCCGGGATCGTTCGGCTGACCCGCTCCGAAGCCGCGATCGACGACCGTGCGGAGCTCGCGGCCTGGCTGGACGACGGCACCGAGCACCCCGCCGAGATCCTCGCCGAGACCGCCTCGCCGGCCCTCGCAGCCGGCAGCACCGTTCGGGTCGCGATCACCGCACCGGCCGGCTCGCTCGACCCGGTGATCGGGCCGGTGTTCGGCGTCGGCGCCGAGATCGTCGTGGAAGGCGGCGCGGTCGCCGCGGAGACCGCGGTCTTCGCGTCGTCGGCCCTCACGCCGACCGCGGCGACGCCCCGCCTCGCGCTCGCCTACGCGATCACCGTGCCGGCCGAGACCGACGGCCTGATCGCGCCCGACCTCCTCGAACTCTGGACCGGACCGGTCGGCCTGCTCTCGCGCGAGCTCGACGCGGTCGCCGACCAGTCGGTGGCGGTCGCCGTCGATCCGCGGATCATCGCGTCCATCCGGGTGCTGGGCTCCTCGGCGCCGGCCTCCTCGCTCCTCTGGCTCGACCGGCTGGCCGGGATCTCGAACGAGGTCTTCCCCCTCGCGTACGCCGATGCGGACCTCACCGGGCAGACGCAGTCCGGCGTCGGGGTCCTCCCGGCACCGTCGTTCGCCGACGTGCTCGACCCCGACGACTTCGGCACCGGCGCGGGCGGGGAAGGCGATGAGGGTGCCACCGCGCAGGACGCCGCGGCATCCGCCTCCCCGTCGCCGAGCGTCGAACCGACGACCGAGCCCGAGGCCCCCGACACGCTCCCGACGACCGATGAACTGCTGTCCTGGCCGTACACCCGCACGGACCTCGCCTGGCCGGCTGCGGCGACCGTCGCGTCGGGCGACCTGGCCGCATTCCGCACCGCAGGCCTCACGACGACGATCCTCGAGGCGGCGAACGTCACCGGCACCGCCCCCGACTCGAGCGCGACGGTCGAGGGCGAATCGGTCGTCGTCGCCGACGCCGGCATCTCCGACGCGCTGCGTGCCGCGGCCTCGGCATCCGGCGAGATCACGTGGGCCGAGGCCACCGGCCGGATCGGTGCCGAGCTCGCCATGCGCGCGAGCGTCGGCGACGGCGGCATCGTGCTCGCGACGTTCCCGCGTGGCGCGACGACGCAGAGCGCACGCGTGGGGTCGTTGGTCGGCGAGCTCGGCACGTGGGGCTGGGCGGGCAGCGCGAGCCTGAGCGAGGCGATCGGCGCGCCGCCCGTGGACCTCCCGCTCGTCTCGACGTCCGAGGACGCGACGCGCCTCGACTACCTCGCCCGCCTGTTCGACAGCGACGCGCGCATGGGGCAGTTCGCCACGGTGCTCGCCGACCCGACGCTGCTGACCGCGCCGACCCGACGCGCCCTGTTCGCGCTGCTCGACGAGTCGTGGCGCACCGACTTCGACGCCTGGGCGGATGCGGTCGGCGAGCGACTGGTCGACCAGACGGCCACCATGAACGCGATCTCGGTCGCGCCGAGCAGCACCGTCAACGTGCTGTCGAGCCAGACCGGGGTCCCCACCACGGTCGAGAACCTCCTGCCGTACCCGGTCACCGTGTTCGTCGACGCGCAGCCGTCGAACGGGCGGCTGCTCGTCGAGGAGCGGGTCGAGACGACCGTGGCACCCGAGTCGCGCAGCAACGTCATCGTGCCCGTCGCCGCCGGCGTCGGACGCGGCGAGGTGACGCTCACGGTCTCGCTCTTCTCGGCCGCGGGCGTGCAGGTCGGCCGTCCGATCGAGATCACCGCGAACGTGCAGGCCGACTGGGAGGGCATCGGCGCCGCCATCCTGGCAGCGCTCGTCGTCGCGTTCTTCGGCTTCGGCATCTGGCGCAGCGTCCGCCGTCGCCGGCGCACGAAGGCGGAGGCATCCGCGTCGGCGACGACGGATGATGCGGATGCGACGGATGACGCGGGGCCTGCGGACCCCGCAGCTCCCGCCGATGCACCCGGCGCGACCGAGCTGCCCAGGGCCCAGCAGCCCACGACGGAGGATCGCACGGATGGCTGA
- the murJ gene encoding murein biosynthesis integral membrane protein MurJ produces the protein MAEDRIGRASVFLASGTLVSRILGFVKAIALASTIGIIGSQGADAFAVANGLPNTVFVIVAGGVLSAVLVPQIVRAGAHADGGSAYINKLLTLAFVVLAGATVVATLAAPLLTFLYGASLPDETFALAVAFAWWCMPQIFFYGMYTLLGEVLNARRSFGPFTWVPVLNNLVALAGIAVFAIVFGADPIGARAASEWSPSMIAVLAGSATLGIVAQAVVLFWFWRRIGLKYRPDFAWRGVGLRSAGRLAGWTFGMLLVTTGAGIVQTLVVSSVSGSAASVAAIDNAWLIFMLPHSVITVSIATAYFTRMSEHAAVDRLVDVRDDLSSAIRGVGTIIVLAVAVLLVVAYPFAAVFTREFFADVAALGNVIIAYVIGLLGFSILFIVQRTFYALHDTRTPFFFTLFQAVLFSACAVACLALPVDWVAVGVAASTTLAGTAQLAVALVLLRRRLGTLDGRRVLVALGRAAAAAVLPVAAGIALLIALGGTQAGGFAVSSIVGAITSMAAIGVVMAALYFGGLWVMRSPELRGFAEPLVARLRRR, from the coding sequence ATGGCTGAGGACCGGATCGGCCGCGCGAGCGTCTTCCTCGCGTCAGGCACGCTCGTCTCGCGGATCCTCGGGTTCGTGAAGGCGATCGCCCTCGCCTCGACCATCGGCATCATCGGGTCGCAGGGCGCCGACGCGTTCGCCGTCGCCAACGGCCTGCCGAACACCGTCTTCGTGATCGTCGCAGGCGGCGTGCTGAGCGCCGTGCTCGTGCCCCAGATCGTTCGCGCCGGCGCCCATGCGGACGGCGGCAGCGCGTACATCAACAAGCTGCTGACGCTCGCGTTCGTCGTGCTCGCCGGCGCGACGGTCGTCGCGACCCTCGCGGCACCACTGCTCACGTTCCTCTACGGCGCATCGCTGCCCGACGAGACGTTCGCCCTCGCCGTCGCCTTCGCGTGGTGGTGCATGCCCCAGATCTTCTTCTACGGCATGTACACCCTGCTCGGCGAGGTGCTCAACGCCCGCCGGAGTTTCGGCCCGTTCACCTGGGTTCCGGTGCTCAACAACCTCGTCGCCCTCGCGGGGATCGCGGTGTTCGCGATCGTCTTCGGCGCCGACCCGATCGGCGCTCGCGCAGCTTCCGAATGGTCGCCCTCGATGATCGCGGTGCTCGCCGGGAGCGCGACGCTCGGCATCGTCGCGCAGGCCGTCGTCCTCTTCTGGTTCTGGCGGCGCATCGGCCTGAAGTACCGACCCGACTTCGCGTGGCGCGGCGTCGGCCTGCGATCGGCCGGGCGGCTCGCGGGATGGACGTTCGGCATGCTCCTGGTCACGACGGGCGCCGGCATCGTGCAGACGCTCGTGGTGAGCTCGGTCTCGGGCTCGGCGGCATCCGTGGCGGCGATCGACAATGCCTGGCTCATCTTCATGCTCCCGCACTCCGTCATCACCGTCTCCATCGCCACCGCGTACTTCACGCGCATGAGCGAGCACGCGGCGGTCGACCGCCTCGTCGACGTGCGGGACGACCTGTCGAGCGCGATCCGGGGCGTCGGCACGATCATCGTGCTCGCGGTCGCCGTGCTGCTCGTTGTCGCCTACCCGTTCGCGGCGGTCTTCACGCGGGAGTTCTTCGCCGACGTGGCCGCCCTCGGCAACGTCATCATCGCGTACGTGATCGGCCTGCTCGGCTTCAGCATCCTCTTCATCGTGCAGCGCACCTTCTACGCGCTGCACGACACCCGCACCCCGTTCTTCTTCACGCTCTTCCAGGCCGTGCTGTTCAGTGCGTGCGCGGTCGCGTGCCTCGCCCTTCCCGTCGACTGGGTCGCGGTCGGCGTCGCGGCGTCGACGACGCTCGCCGGGACCGCGCAGCTCGCGGTTGCGCTCGTCCTGCTGCGGCGACGCCTCGGCACGCTCGACGGTCGGCGCGTGCTGGTCGCTCTCGGCCGCGCCGCCGCGGCTGCCGTGCTGCCCGTCGCGGCCGGTATCGCCCTGCTGATCGCACTCGGCGGCACGCAGGCCGGCGGCTTCGCGGTGAGCAGCATCGTCGGCGCGATCACCTCCATGGCGGCCATCGGCGTCGTCATGGCCGCGCTCTACTTCGGCGGCCTCTGGGTGATGCGGTCACCGGAACTCCGGGGATTCGCGGAACCGCTGGTCGCGCGACTGCGTCGCCGCTGA
- the trxB gene encoding thioredoxin-disulfide reductase: MRDIIIIGSGPAGFTAAIYAARAELQPLLIASSVEIGGELMNTTEVENFPGFPEGIMGPDLMTQMQQQAERFGTEVVYDDVVELELDGPVKRVKLGNGGVEEAKTVIYATGSAYRKLGLPEEEHLSGHGLSWCATCDGFFFRQKTIAVVGGGDSAMEEATFLTRFADKVYVIHRREELKASKIMQQRAFDNEKIEFVWNAEIAEILGETQVSGVTLRDTVTGDLRPLELDGLFVAIGNDPRTHLVHGKLELTGEGTVWVDGRSSRTSLPGVFAAGDVIDPHYRQAVTAAGSGTVAALDAEHYLAALADTSSPAEAEAEAEAVERLASVN; this comes from the coding sequence TTGCGCGACATCATCATCATCGGCTCGGGCCCCGCCGGCTTCACCGCCGCGATCTACGCCGCGCGCGCCGAACTGCAGCCGCTGCTCATCGCCAGCTCGGTCGAGATCGGCGGCGAGCTGATGAACACGACCGAGGTCGAGAACTTCCCGGGTTTCCCCGAGGGCATCATGGGCCCCGACCTGATGACGCAGATGCAGCAGCAGGCCGAGCGCTTCGGCACCGAGGTCGTCTACGACGACGTCGTCGAGCTCGAGCTCGACGGTCCGGTCAAGCGCGTGAAGCTCGGCAACGGCGGCGTCGAAGAGGCGAAGACCGTCATCTACGCGACCGGGTCCGCCTACCGAAAGCTCGGCCTCCCGGAGGAGGAGCACCTCTCGGGCCACGGCCTCTCATGGTGCGCGACGTGCGACGGGTTCTTCTTCCGCCAGAAGACCATCGCGGTCGTCGGCGGCGGGGACTCGGCGATGGAGGAGGCCACGTTCCTCACCCGCTTCGCCGACAAGGTCTACGTGATCCACCGCCGCGAGGAGCTCAAGGCGTCGAAGATCATGCAGCAGCGCGCGTTCGACAACGAGAAGATCGAGTTCGTCTGGAACGCGGAGATCGCCGAGATCCTCGGCGAGACCCAGGTGTCGGGCGTGACGCTCCGCGACACCGTCACCGGCGACCTCCGCCCGCTCGAGCTCGACGGTCTGTTCGTGGCCATCGGCAACGACCCGCGCACCCACCTCGTGCACGGCAAGCTCGAACTCACCGGCGAGGGCACCGTGTGGGTCGACGGCCGTTCGTCGCGCACGAGCCTCCCGGGCGTGTTCGCCGCCGGAGACGTGATCGACCCGCACTACCGCCAGGCCGTCACGGCCGCCGGGTCGGGCACGGTCGCGGCCCTCGACGCCGAGCACTACCTCGCGGCGCTCGCGGACACCTCCTCGCCCGCGGAAGCCGAAGCCGAGGCCGAGGCCGTCGAGCGGCTCGCATCCGTCAACTGA
- the trxA gene encoding thioredoxin — protein sequence MTARAVTEATFEQEVLNNDKPVLVDFWAEWCGPCRAVSPILDQIATEHSEKLDIVKLNVDENPGLAMKYQITAIPAFKVFDKGEVVKTVVGAKPKPALEADLAAYIQ from the coding sequence ATGACTGCACGCGCAGTGACCGAGGCCACCTTCGAGCAGGAGGTCCTCAACAACGACAAGCCCGTCCTCGTCGACTTCTGGGCCGAGTGGTGCGGCCCGTGTCGGGCCGTGAGCCCGATCCTCGACCAGATCGCGACCGAGCACTCCGAGAAGCTCGACATCGTGAAGCTGAACGTCGACGAGAACCCCGGTCTCGCGATGAAGTACCAGATCACCGCGATCCCGGCGTTCAAGGTGTTCGACAAGGGCGAGGTCGTCAAGACCGTCGTCGGCGCGAAGCCGAAGCCGGCCCTCGAGGCCGACCTCGCCGCCTACATCCAGTAG
- a CDS encoding PLP-dependent aminotransferase family protein, with amino-acid sequence MTTDGVPQRTGNNLDPWYANYAARAAGFAASEVRALFAVASRPEVVSLAGGMPFVSALPQELIAQSMERVMREHGPTALQYGGGAGIPSLREHILEVMALEGIRGASVDDVVTSTGSQQALDFVAKLFLDPGDVVLAEAPSYVGAMGVFRSYQASIVHVAMDDDGLIPEALRETIAHLRGQGRRIKFLYTIPNFHNPAGVTLSAARRPEILEICRQNEILVLEDNPYGLLHFDEPAPDALRSMDPESVIYLGSFSKTLAPGFRVGWALAPHAIREKLILAAESAILSPSSFNQMIVSEYLSTADWRGQIDTFRGVYRERKQAMVQALEDYLPQLSWTDPNGGFYVWLTLPDSLDSKQMLPRAVRELVAYTPGTAFFADGRGRHAMRLSYCYPTPDAIRLGIRRLAAVINGELALRDTFAGTGSLEAPHELEIESSAPPSDLK; translated from the coding sequence GTGACCACCGACGGCGTCCCGCAGCGGACCGGCAACAACCTCGACCCCTGGTACGCGAACTACGCCGCGCGAGCCGCCGGCTTCGCCGCATCCGAGGTTCGAGCCCTGTTCGCCGTGGCGTCGCGGCCCGAGGTGGTCTCGCTCGCCGGCGGCATGCCGTTCGTGTCCGCGCTGCCGCAGGAGCTGATCGCCCAGTCGATGGAGCGGGTCATGCGCGAGCACGGACCGACGGCGCTCCAGTACGGCGGGGGAGCAGGCATCCCGTCGTTGCGCGAGCACATCCTCGAGGTGATGGCGCTCGAGGGCATCCGCGGGGCGTCGGTCGACGACGTCGTGACCTCCACCGGTTCGCAGCAGGCGCTTGATTTCGTCGCGAAACTGTTTCTCGACCCGGGTGATGTCGTCCTCGCGGAGGCACCGTCCTACGTCGGGGCGATGGGGGTCTTCCGCTCCTACCAGGCCTCGATCGTGCACGTCGCGATGGACGACGACGGCCTGATCCCCGAGGCGTTGCGTGAGACCATCGCGCACCTGCGCGGTCAGGGCCGTCGGATCAAGTTCCTGTACACGATCCCGAACTTCCACAATCCAGCGGGCGTCACCCTGTCGGCCGCCCGACGCCCCGAGATCCTCGAGATCTGCCGCCAGAACGAGATCCTCGTGCTCGAGGACAACCCCTACGGCCTGCTGCACTTCGACGAGCCGGCGCCCGATGCACTCCGGTCGATGGACCCCGAGAGCGTCATCTACCTCGGCTCGTTCTCGAAGACGCTCGCCCCCGGATTCCGCGTCGGCTGGGCGCTCGCCCCGCACGCGATCCGCGAGAAGCTGATCCTCGCCGCCGAGTCGGCGATCCTCTCGCCGTCGTCGTTCAACCAGATGATCGTGTCGGAGTACCTCTCGACGGCCGACTGGCGCGGCCAGATCGACACGTTCCGCGGCGTGTACCGGGAGCGGAAGCAGGCGATGGTCCAGGCGCTCGAGGACTACCTGCCGCAGTTGAGCTGGACCGACCCGAACGGCGGGTTCTACGTGTGGCTCACCCTGCCCGACTCGCTCGACTCCAAGCAGATGCTGCCTCGCGCCGTCCGCGAGCTGGTCGCGTACACCCCCGGCACGGCGTTCTTCGCGGATGGGCGTGGACGTCACGCGATGCGTCTCTCGTACTGCTATCCGACACCCGATGCGATCCGCCTCGGTATCCGGCGGCTGGCCGCGGTGATCAACGGCGAGCTCGCACTGCGCGACACCTTCGCGGGCACCGGCTCGCTCGAGGCTCCGCACGAGCTCGAGATCGAGTCCTCGGCACCGCCGTCCGACCTGAAGTGA